One Carya illinoinensis cultivar Pawnee chromosome 5, C.illinoinensisPawnee_v1, whole genome shotgun sequence genomic window, CTGGGTAGTACAGgtctcccctccttaaaaaaatatttgtcctTGGAATTTGGATAACAAACAACCATCTCCAATCATTCTAACTATAAAACACCTCTAATCTAAGTCACATTCTTTTATTGTTATCTCTCCGAATCTTTCTTATcctcaaaacttaaaaaaaaaaatatacacttcATCGTAAATGTTAAGCCTATTGTTGCAACACCTAAATCCCAAATAATTTTTACACATTATATCTTCAACTCCAACTGCATTGATTTTCCAAAAACCCCAAAAGTATATGTAAGTTCACCTCCAacagtttgttttatttttttaccaaaatATTCTAATCCCAAGTTCTTACgacagataaaaataaaaaataaaacacgcAATAACTATACTTTATGCATAACCACATGAGTACCTCAATTCCTAATTGATGGGTTGGATTAGACACATTcaattaacttaaaatatatatatatatgctcaaactatatatattccaGCTCTAAGAATATTGCCACTaactaaaaacataaaagttACCTCCGTTATCCTTCTCTTCACAATCTTTCTTAATCCTTTCAAGAAATACTAGCATCGCTGAGGGTGTTACCAGTAGTGtgtttgttctttattttagatgGACTGTCAAACTTGTACCTATTGACAGATGGAATGTGCATCATCAAGGGTCGTTCTTTTATTATCTCATAACCGAAGGCACGAGCACACTCCAACCATTATTTGATATAAGCTTCAGAGTCTCATTCTCCATTTTCCTTCTCAAACTGTGGAGGTGCCATTTGAATTGAAATTGTTATgaccaaaaatatttattattccaaaacaagaaataaaatttattgcCACTCCAAAATGCAACAAAGATCAtattaataatgaaaaatagtCATTACAAAACTCTATACTTTCCCATTATAAACTTccacaaaaatagaaacatatatatatatatttcccatTGAAAACCCAACTTCTTCCTGACAATGATCCAACACTATTCTTGATtatcattttcttaagtaatGAGTGTGTACACCCGTGCAGGAGCCATCTTCCTTTGATCATTCATTGGGGTAGGATTACTTCCCTAGTCTGAGCATCATTCCTTAGCAAAATGTCATTTCTTGTCACATTTGAAACATACACCTGTTCCAGCTCTACATTCATCTCTATGATTTTTTCCACACTTTGCACATCCCTTATCTTGACTACTTGGAAAATTTTTCTCATGTATCATACTTGTCCTTGTATCCTCTATTGACTTATTTTTCTTCCGTTGACCTTGATTTTCAGTATGATTGTTTTCTTGTGTTGCTACCCTTTTCTTTTGagcattataaatatatataagcacTCATTCGAAGACTTCGCTCAACAATAGATGCCTTATCCACTAATTAGGAAAAATCTTGTGTTTGAAAACCTACAACTCTATCATAAATTTTCAGATTTAGTCTTCTTCAAATTTTTGAGCTTTCCTTTCTTCATCAGGAATCAAATAGGAAGCAAAATGAGAGAGCTCAACAAACTTCATCACGTACTAGTGCACATCCATCGACCCTTGCACTAAATTAATGAACTCCTTAACCTTAGCATCTTTGATGGACTTTGGAAAGAAACGCTCATAGAAAatttgatgtgaaccccaatcgactcactttgagatccaacaacaatattgaaaaaataaatccaagaaaaccaaactcaagtcaatagatggagaatctaagcccgttgagaactcatttcaagaatttagattatattaaaatctagacctattttaagaacctagattatattaaaatctaaaccaGTTGAataacccgtctcaagaacccagattacaagaAGGAACGCcataaaagttgtgatttacctttgataagtttaatagttcaatcaagaacaagaggagtaaaactcaacttacaatgaaaaaattcatcaatttcataaactttcatatattgtttaaaatgaggcaaagaagagtatttaaactaaaatctaattaaaacccTTGACTAAAATAAACCctcatcttccaaaaatacccctGAATGAACAGTGCGCAACTGCAGTACCACACTACAATAACCCTTTTGAAACCCTAgctcaacaaaataataactttccaaataagtcCTTGACTAAAATACAaggtcttcccaaaaatcctaattcataagaaataagacgtgtgggctggacatcccccaaacccagttattctaaattaattcctatgactaataaaataagctcttttaatgaaataaacaagtccaaggctttcaataacaataggccaaAGTCATGTCTTACATATCTTGTTATATCACATAAGTGAGAATTAGATCTTCTTCttttaagcccatcttgaatgttaggctcttgctagactcgtCCCAAGTGGATTTCACCCATCCTTGCATAACTTCCTTAATCTTCTTAGctcttaatcttctaattgatccttaagattAGGTTCCCCTTGGGGCTCATCATTTTCCCTCTACTCAAAAGAATTCGATCTCAAATCTCCACTTGgatcaaagagaaaaatatcagaaacattgaaaatagcaaaaatATGGTACTCACCTagaagatccacttgatatgaattatcattaattttttcaagaatgagAAAAGGTCTATCCAAGCTAATCCTgtcattaacaagaaaaaacagcaatgCTAAATGAGTAAATGGAATAAAACCATATACAATTTCAAGATGAGAATAAAAAATGGTaatatgcatggtcctattatatgcaaactctaataaTTGCAAACGATACTCCTATAAACGTTTATGCAACAAGTCAATgaaaggcaaatgatactctcatAAACGTTCATGAATTACATCTAAAGttttccttacaccaaaatgacaactataattatatgcaaacttaatgaatggcaaataATATTCCCACAAAAGTTTATACAACacttcaatgaatggcaaatgatactgcCACAAATGTTCATACAACacatcaatgaatggaaaatgatatgcCCAAAAGTGCTCATGTAACACATCTAAAATCTTTAGCACACCCAAGTTACCCAACAAACTATCTCCATGTCTATTacacacaagcaactcacgcataaaaCAAGTAGGCTCACAAAATCCattctctctaaacaaataccaatcGAGTCTATAGTGCTTACCAAATGATACCTTCTCACATGCTCCATACACACTTgcaaaatcatcatcattagcatgtaatacttatcatattcaaatctcaataactttgcatctaaaataaagataaggacataccCTTCTTGCTAATGCATCAatcacaaaattttccttaccatgtgtgtatttgatgACATGTGTCAAGAATTCATGTTTTTCAAAGAAATGTCGGGTAGGGATTGTTGCAcctggcacaaaatcaatgtaatgctctatctctctaataggtggcaatccactaaacatacTGCTAGGAATCATAATCTCATATCCCTACAACAAAAggataacaatactaggcaaagatttgttaagttcgttagtattaaaattcgccttagcataaacactcatttctttctttgtttttctctcacttttttcaGTCTTGCatttcttttcactctttttttttcttgagatttCAGCCTcagcctcatttcttttctctatcatttttctctctttctcattttcggtctcactatttcttttcttctcaatctcactttcactctttcttttttgatcactctcacttttactctctctctctctctctctttctctctctcaatttcagTTTCAATCActctcacttttactctcttttttctttttctttttttcttttcatttttttttatcaatttcagtttcattctttcttttttgatcaatctttctttctctctttcttttttcatcaacctcaatttcactctttcttttttaatccaCCTTACTTTTcagcttcagttggtcctcatggacctgttttGTGGTTAAACGAGTAAATGACaaatttgattgttttgccaTCCTTTACAAAGCTATATATGTTCTCAACCCTATCATAGATCACCCTTCTATCATACAACCACAACTTCTCTAACAATATATAGCTAgtatgcataggcactacattaCAAAGTATCTCATTTttgtacttcccaattgaaaaaaacactaacacttgcttatttaccctaacctcctaACAATCATTCAACaattgcaacttgtatggtctagggtgtttcaaggtcgataaatttaatttctcaactaaaatagtgctagccacattagtataactacatccatcaatgatcataatacatatcttgttgttgatgtgacatctagtatgaaaaatgttttctctCTATTGCTttgtatcatccatcttaaattgtgtattgagagcacgcctgaCAATAAGAGACTTACCATACTCTTAATTCTTATCATACCAATTCTTAATACTAAGAGGCTCAAGTCTTCTTCTATCTTTCCCACCTTGTAAATTTTTAATCACTACACCTCATTGATCCAtactatccctcacttccccttAAACCAAATTCAACCGttcaaaattttgttgcatggactgcaacacaaaGGATAAGTTATCTActatcccctttggtgatgagtcattttTATAAGACATCGTATGCTCtacacaaaaagaatgttagtggaaaaaagacctcacacgctcccttatgTGTTTACACTAGAATAATGGCACACTACTCgtatttcactcttaattgactttttctcgataatgatctcacattCTCTTgtcttttacctcaagagtttttccactcaaattcttgaagaactaattaaactcaatcaagacaatacaactaTGTTTTATTTCAACTAATAATTACgttcaagaaacaagaacaagagtaacaagaaaggaataaaatgacacaagactcaaaaAATtgatacgagggaaagagtaatcacaagacaaatatcaactataatgatatgtaTTCAGCCCatttgatgataaggctcaatccgaattatttttttctctatactctttttttttaattttcttttcttttcttttctcaccaattcaatcacaaacaattgtttcaattgtgaaaatcaaacaattgaattcaaaatacaataaaaatttataagaatttgaagggaatcaatgaaaccctaagaTGATGAAGAACGTGGCAGCCCTAATAAGATGGAATTTTGGCCAACACAAAAACCCTAATGAATAAGATATCTCAGCAATCTCAAGATGATGTAATTTGGCCAGACAAACCCTAGGATAAGCAATTTAGTCAAACCCTAGAATATAATGAGAATTTCGcagccttttttttcttttttttttttgcaaccctagaacaataaAGCCCTAGAATTGAAgatgcaagaaataaaagatagattcagacctgattggaaatcTTGCTCTGAACACCAAAtaatgtgaaccccaatcgactcgctttgaaaCCCaataacaatattggaaaaacaaacccgagaaaaccaaactcaagtcaatggatggaaaatttaaacccgttgagaactcgtttcaagaatctagattatactaaaatctagacccattgaagaacccgtctcaggAACCCGGATTATAAGGAGGAACGCtataaaggttgtgatttactttttataagttcaatagttcaattaagaacaagatgagtaaaactcaactcacaatgaataaaattcatcaatctcaaaaactttcatatattgtTTAAAATAAGGCAAAcaagagtatttaaactaaaatctaattaaaacctTCAGCTAAAATAAACCCCCctcttccaaaaatacccttgAATGAATAGTACCGCACTACAATAACTCGGCTACAGTAACCCTTTTGAAACCCTAgcttaacaaaataataacttttcaaataagcccttggtcaaaatacaaggccttcccaaaaatcctaattcataagaaataagacatgtgTGAACTGACCATCTCctaaacccaattattctagattaattcctatgactaataaaataagctcttttaataaaataaacaagtttaAGGCCTTCAATAATCATAGGCccaacactacaaaaaaagacaaaattcCCGGCGTTGGGTATGCACCGGCAACTGTCAAAATTACATACAaacaactattttatttttcgaaTAGTGAccagtgcaaaactgcaagtgcacaagtatcgtagttttatagtaaagtaataagaagagtatcgtccttagggattagtaccttacgtttgccaaataccaaaattatactaaacttgattttatctagagaaatcactaagatttttgtagttgcaatttaaactagatcaactcaaagaaaaatatgcaaaggaaataacactgacattcgaagatcaaattaatgggaagaaaacttctaggaaatcgatttcacctacttcttcactatgcttttctcatccagctaacttaatttaaatctcttttgtctattagcaaatctctaattcatccaaaagcctctttctatagtcaattggaattgactcttggttatcaattcacacaagaatatgcaaattcaataatcaaggacgcaataagaccaaagatttaattactacataggttcatacaagtctttcgatctctatacttacctatgctgaaatatccaagatctaccctatgattccctctttcgatagcaaatcacaagattaattatcatctaatcaatgaccagttaattagaagcaataaactcagaataaatcagataaacaaagagagaattacattaaattagcatagacaaacaagcatagttaggaaataggttacatcgttttcctataataaagtaaatttagctcatgctagaaatggaattcaatataaacgaattcaccataattgttctgataagattggaagaaaaataaacactgaaaaatcctccttgcagccgcaactcgtcttcaaaagctcaagggaacgattcaacgcttttctcccgtccgtgctcgtgtatgattccaacgttcatgcaataattggaattccctctccaaaacaaattatttgaatccctctagctatgtttttctgtcccaagaagtgttctccagtcaaaagttgcggccctagagtgaaaaattgcttttatatggtgtgacggcgtaaaacctaaaatctgtcaaaatacgatgttcgctcgagcggggtgtcgagcgcacatcgagtattcgactctgtctgatttcgctcgaacatcctatcgagcgcacgtcgagcgttcgactctgcctgatttcgctcgagcggccaatgtctccgctcgagtgatatttatttttcagcaacccgctcgagctccctgtcgagcggcagtcgagcgtttgaatctgcctgaattcgctcgagcgaccaaaagccttcgctcgagcgaacttgtaaaatctgcaatatgaaattttgcaagtcatcaaatagtaatttttaaagatgaaattTCTATCTATAATAAAATATGCTGTGAAAAAAAATGCGGGAATCATTCCctctaaatgtattttttttattgtatttcccCACCCTTCCCGCGGCTAATGTCTTCCCTCTTTCTTTCCCGCGTTCTGCTTCTCTCTCGCGCAGCTCCTtccctcttttccttcttccGTTAAAAGCTTCTTCTCTCCAGTCCCAATCAATAAAAACCCACCAGTCCATCGCAACACCGTCACAGCTTTCACTCCTTCACTCCATCTCCATATCTGGAGCCAGAACATGAACCGAAATAGGTACATCTCGTGTTTCCAAATCTGAATCATTAATCTCTATTTCAAGGGTTTTCTGGTTCCTCTATTGTAAGTTTGATGAAGGCTCTTGATTTTGTTCCTTGCAACCACTTCATTTCTTTGTCTCCCCGCTTTTGAGTAAGCACAAATGCCCTCCTATTTCAATCTTCAGTTGTTTGCAACCTcaatttgtaattttcttaaattgttTCGTAAGCTGGTGAAAATAAGTcatcaaactaaaaaaaatattgtagccATTGAATTTAATATACAAATGTGTTTCATTTACCTGCATGACTAGTAGCACCTTTTGAATTTCACCAAGCTCCTTTTCCAGAATCTCTTCTTGTACTACTAACATTCGAGTGGACTCCAAGTTCTTTTGAGTCAAAGCTACAGTCTGTAATAATTGAGCCAAACAGTTTGGTATCAGTTGAGTTGGGATTAATGCATAGTTGAATTgagttcattaaaaaaaatcaaaatctggAATTGACTTAGTTAAACAAGTTACCAAAAATCAACGGATTAAGGCACAATTTGAATTGAGTTCATAAAAAATTGAGATTGGGATTGAGTGGGTCATACTCCAGCAGGTGATAGATTTTATGACTTGATGACAAAGTCCCTTGTAGCAATATAGAGGTTTGGAGAATGGTTCCTTGGTGTTGgatgtggtgtatttgaagGGACCGTAACGCTTGAACTTTCAAAGATATTGAGATGACAGTACTATTAGAATTAAGAACCATTTATGTTCAAATCTCTTTATGTGTGGATGGCAGCACACAATAGCTCCTGCCCTTTAGCTTTGTAGAATTCATGGATTTGTGGTCTTTTTCTTCATCCCTCTAGTTGGGCATTTCTTATTGTATACTTGTTGCATGACTGAATTGTGCCCCACGCTTTGAATAAATTACCttgtaaaaagaatttatacaaatttaGAAATTGGAAACTGAATTATTTAAACTAATTAACAAAAATCAaagtgatataatattatatcaccATCCATAATTCCTCATGCCAATATCTGGTTTAGCCAAATAAGTCCCAACCAATTCAACCTGTCATAAAGCTAGGCCCTGTACAAAAGCTAACCTGTCATATGATTCTTGTTTCTGCAAGTTTTACTATCTTGGttctcaaattttgaaaaaaaaaaaattgatgaattcAAAAACTTCTTATTGGGATATTTCCTTATCCTcaattatgcattttttaaaatgtgagCTCAACATTTCTTCTCGCCAGTTTTTTCTATTGAGGGTTGTATCTTCAATtgcatcattttcttttgttttatccaggaaaataattcaattgagccaataattcttttgttatttatgGAGTGTGCATTGTGTGATGGTGTTGGTGTTGCTAGCATCTGTTTACTCCGAAGAACAAGTTTTTCTCATCTTTTGTTTACTACACAGCGAGGGGCTCAATTTTTGTGCAACTGGTACTGTTGCATCATAGCTGTTTTGGAAATTATTgttaatagaaatatttttggCTATCATCTATTGCTGCTAAGTAGTCAAGGGAAAGTGTTAAAAGCATGGCTGTTTAAACTTATCCATGTGTGTGATTGTAAATGATTGCATGTTGTAGTTAGCTTGTTACAACGTTTATATTCTCAGTTAAAATGATTACAGACAAGACAAAAAAAAGctcaacaccccccccccccccccccctccctccccTCTTTCCCAAAAAACCCATGGTCATTAATACTTTTCCATTTTGTGCAGTGGAAATGGATTTTCTAAATAAACGACAGCTTGCATGGGAAGACTCTTTTCGTAGTCTTTACTACATGCTTTGGAATAATTTTTGTAATCTCTTTTATGGTAATCACCTATTCTTATGCCAGTACAATTTGTTTATCAAATCCTAATAAGTATGTATGCATAGAGTACCTTCTGAACTCAGATAAGCAGTTAATTATGCTCTACAGTCGCACCACAATGTGATCCCTTTGGAATTTAAATCCtaaatttacaattatattatgcctgaataatttttatgagttgCAACAATAAGGAACTGGCTTTGTATTTTAATCTGTACAAAATCCTTTTTCATGATAGTTGTCAATGGATAATGGTTTCATATTGCACATACCATAGGTTGTCTGgaagaaaatatgcatgtttatgTTCACTGATGCTGCCTattgaaccttttttttttttaattcttagaCTCTTTACTGTTTCTTCCACCAGTTAAATCTCATTTTAGTGTGGAACTCTATGTTGACGGactgattttattgaaaactttGTAGTCTATACTTCACACTTTGTGGTGATGTTCAATGGTGGTGATGGCTTGAGGATGACCAAGTGCTCATGCAGTGCTTATATCTCCCGTTCAACGAAAGGTTTGAGATCATTGTTGAGAGAACATGTAAGATGTACTCCTTAAGTTTTCAAGCTTTCTATTTGGAGCTTGTActtgttttttattaaacaaatatttgaagtcttttgttttctcatttattgtGTACTGCATGGCTAAGAAGTAATTTTGCTTTTGATAGAATATGTTTGTAGGGCTGGCAATCTGTGCCACCGGGTTGGGTTTGTGTTGGGTCATATATGAATCAATTTGAACAGCTAAACGAGTCACACATCCTAACTCGAACACAACACAAACTGTCTGTGGGCTAGGGAGTTGACTACACAATACACGACCCGATATATCCTGTTTAAGAAATTAGTTATTGACCCTTGTTACAACACAGCACAATGAGGTATGACCCATTCATTGCATAGTCATGAACAAGTAATCGGGTTGCTTGAGTTATCCTGAAGGGTACAAAGGTTGACCCAACCCATTTATGCTCAATTTTAATCATATCATTCTGTATCGGGTTCACAGGTCACTTCAAAGATTGCTAACCCTTATTTTTGGCATTTCTTAGTGAAGGAAATTGTTCTGTAATCTAAATGTTATGTTGATAACCctagattctcttttctttattttttcttgtagtttAAAACCGACACAAATTGAACTTGCCTTGTCTGAAGTAAGAATTTTACTGAGGTGGTGGTAGTAAAGTGCATAGATTTAAGGATTTTATAGCTATGacttgaatttttaaatttaagagaatTTCTGATTTCTATCCAATGAATGTCATTAATCTTTGAATTTAGTTCTACATTAGCAAATGCAAGTTTTGACTTAATTGTTGGAATTGGAAAAAATCAAGAATATTCTAGTGTCTTCCAGAATTTATCATTGGATGTAACGGGAAAAGATTGTGGCAGGTTGctcataattttatttgcaaTAACAATAGATGAATAaccaataaaataacttattacttataaaaaaaaaaaaaaaaaaaaacattagatGAATAACAAGCCACATTGATAGAATTATATTTGGTTGTGGATTTAGGAGAGAGATAGACTTATGAATAACTGTATGACATATTTTGATCATCTAATGCTGCCTGAGATTGATATTGTTCCAAGAATTTGTGGACCTTACAGTAGGTAAATTATGTTCTGCTGAACTACTGTCATGATAGAATGTTTTCATCGATTTCCACACCTTGTCACatgtatatttttccttttaatagaTTTCTATATGTCCGACATCTTATTATGTTGCAATTAATGTTTTCTAGGATGTTTGTTTCTCTATGCCTCTTTGCCATTCCGAAGTAGAGCAAGCGACTACCGAAGATTTGGTTGAGCTCTTAGAGATTGTGAAGCATAATTTGGGCCAGGTTTATATCTCTACCTTTTATATTTGGCAGTCTGCTCTCACTTGTCTTTTCTGATTCAGGCCTGAGGAGGACCATGATATAAATGTACCCACTATGTGGGACATCGATGATTATTTTCCCATTAAGGAGTTTATTCTAGTCCTAGAATTATCTCTTTCTGACTTATTGACCAATTGAAATAAGAAGGCTTTTGGTTAGTTTGAAAACCAAAAGGGCAACCTGACTAGTTTTAATATAGGATGATGTGGGTCTCCATTTTGCAAAGATATTGGTTGCATCATGGTGAGCATGTATGCCATTCCCTTTGAACTTATCACATATTTGGAAGGGGCAGGTCCATCTTGTCTGCAAGGAAGTCTTGTTTATAATTAGCTGTGTGTTATGGTGTAGTTAGGGAATTTGTCTACTACTTTTGATTTCATTTCTTGTGCATTTATAATCATTGGACTTTCCTTTGAAATGCTATGCAGACTCGGCGCTTGAGTTCCTCGTCTGACATCGATAATAGCTCACAATCTTTGTTGGTTTTCAATGGCAATAAGAGCGTACATGGTTTATATGATTTCTTGTTAAATTATAGGTTAGCACATTGTTAATTAAGTTTCTAAAAGATTACTATTTTAGTAACTTGATTTTTCAGATACTATATTATCAGTGTAAATGGTTTTCTTCATGTTTCTTATGTCCATTATCATGTTGCCAGATTTCACTCCTTTTTCTTatggttttctccagatctttcttGACC contains:
- the LOC122311721 gene encoding uncharacterized protein LOC122311721 isoform X2, whose amino-acid sequence is MFNGGDGLRMTKCSCSAYISRSTKGLRSLLREHDVCFSMPLCHSEVEQATTEDLVELLEIVKHNLGQTRRLSSSSDIDNSSQSLLVFNGNKSVHGLYDFLLNYRSFLTFLAGMDVPLLCSPVPFQNATLSTPEVECKEWKRANHPKESSDGGEHVLGSSAGLYYSIEIKDAYLPPWIICSMCAVMGSEGRSFEARYHKG
- the LOC122311721 gene encoding protein downstream neighbor of Son-like isoform X1 translates to MDFLNKRQLAWEDSFRSLYYMLWNNFCNLFYVYTSHFVVMFNGGDGLRMTKCSCSAYISRSTKGLRSLLREHDVCFSMPLCHSEVEQATTEDLVELLEIVKHNLGQTRRLSSSSDIDNSSQSLLVFNGNKSVHGLYDFLLNYRSFLTFLAGMDVPLLCSPVPFQNATLSTPEVECKEWKRANHPKESSDGGEHVLGSSAGLYYSIEIKDAYLPPWIICSMCAVMGSEGRSFEARYHKG